In Leishmania braziliensis MHOM/BR/75/M2904 complete genome, chromosome 23, one genomic interval encodes:
- a CDS encoding putative ABC transporter, translated as MLHEAVNEELPMEMAPAQLSTPSPPWRHNHQSDPLHDYRTEHLKLQERLAEMWGPEAPYTPVPEETSSWFQRYYYGWVYETVLLASKEQLVREVLPPPTQDARAHECGLRLSRAVQAAMYDRNAWNCMVGAEVASTLDPASRGILRWVGLPQQGGYTRMMAGVEWSVPPTARTAERSNDSGASPFFNGIAHGEHLFTPGHSDMSTLEDSTMVTLNLTNCGGVVRIPTPKCVPLRCLLALKLPYYLWMQVPFLLVSSMCTIMIPTVLKLFVTFLDDDPSTQTWGRGLGLVVSMFIVQATQSVSHQRSIYVAFRCALQYRAAVNSLIFEKCMIISSKSLSQPEMNPGRIINMMSTDVEGIYFFMLFCMSLWSSPMMLLLVIAQLSRLVGWCAIIAVFSFLATIPLNTFFMGIQMRARQEITKASDARVKATNEFFSGIRIAKFMAWEPCFVANIEAKRAVELMFLKKLQNARVATAFVNNAAPICMIALVFTVYYLLGHEMKPAVVFPAIALLGVLRQLFKEIPWVFSMVIQFIISIGRIGKFLECDNAVCSTVQDMEEYIREQRGHSTACQLAAVLENADVTAFVPVKLPLAPKVKMSLFSRALRMLCCEQCRPTKKRPSPSAVVEDMSYSSPSSTLRHIIEDGTSAMGGAKSASTRSAKTPPMGTNDFFELEPKVLLRDVSVSIPHGKLTVVLGATGSGKSTLLQTLLSQFEISKGRVWAERSIAYVPQQAWIMNATVRGNILFFDEEDTARLADAVRVSQLEADVALLGGGLETEIGEKGVNLSGGQKARVSLARAVYANRDVYLLDDPLSALDAHVGERVMEECFLGALAGKTRVLATHQVHVVARADCVVALAGGRVEFSGSSEDFMQTSIYADMTTGGMDNKEGKNAIKPESVLEMEEEEEGGTMLGKRVSKPKEKAEGGGAVSGDTTASPFIIAEEKASGGVPWSTYMAYFRCCGGVHVGAIVIAVFAVTELITVSSNVWLSRWATKEAGSSDSRYLTVYLLIVLASAAGYPFRFSLSYSAMRRGCSSMHRAILRSVTGGTMEFFDRTPLGRLLNRFSRDIDTLDNGLQMSTISLLDCLCSISASILVTAYSQPLVLLALVPCGYLYYRIMGFYNSANREIRRQASLLKTPVFTLLTELTNGHATITAYGKARIVMAEALKRLDVVHSCGNLENTTNRWLAVRIEFLSNVVVTSIAFASVVTTCAHLTRVEVGLISLSLTMAMQTTGELNWLVRMVAAMEADMNSVERMLYYIHEVPQEDMPELDVEVDTLKKRTGMAADVTGTVVIEPASPTSTAPHPVQAGSLVFEDVRMRYREGLPLVLRGVSFQIAPREKVGVVGRTGSGKSTLLLTFMRMVEVCGGAIRVNGRDIGAYGLRELRRQFSMIPQDPVLFDGSVRLNVDPFLEASPAEVWAALELVGLRERVASESEGIDSRVLEGGSNYSVGQRQLMCMARALLKRGSGFILMDEATANIDPALDRQIQATVMSAFSAYTVITIAHRLHTVAQYDKIIVMDHGVVAEMGSPRELVMNSQSLFHNMVVAGGPSVLRHFLSLVSRRGNEVMLCSERG; from the coding sequence ATGCTGCACGAGGCCGTCAACGAAGAGCTGCCAATGGAAatggcgccggcgcagctgtccacaccgtcaccgccgtgGCGACACAACCACCAATCAGACCCGCTGCACGACTATCGCACGGAGCACTTGAAGTTGCAGGAGCGGCTGGCAGAGATGTGGGGACCGGAGGCGCCGTACACGCCTGTGCCGGAGGAGACATCGTCGTGGTTCCAGCGGTACTACTACGGGTGGGTGTACGAgacagtgctgctggcgtcGAAGGAGCAACTGgtgcgcgaggtgctgccgccaccaacgcaggatgcgcgtgcgcacgagTGCGGGCTGCGGCTGTCGCGTGCTGTGCAGGCCGCCATGTACGACCGGAACGCGTGGAACTGCATGGTTGGGGCGGAGGTCGCGAGCACGCTGGACCCCGCGAGCCGCGGCATTCTGCGCTGGGTTggcctgccgcagcagggtGGCTACACGCGGATGATGGCTGGCGTGGAGTGGAGCGTGCCGCCGACTGCGCGCACCGCTGAGAGGTCcaacgacagcggtgcgTCGCCGTTCTTCAACGGCATTGCGCACGGCGAGCACCTGTTCACGCCTGGGCACAGTGACATGTCGACGCTGGAGGATTCTACGATGGTGACGTTGAACCTGACAAATTGTGGCGGCGTGGTGCGGATCCCGACCCCTAAGTGCGTACCGCTAAGATGCCTTCTGGCTTTAAAGTTACCCTACTACCTGTGGATGCAAGTGCCATTTCTGCTCGTGAGCAGCATGTGCACTATCATGATACCTACCGTGCTCAAGTTGTTCGTGACCTTCTTAGACGATGACCCAAGTACCCAGACATGGGGTCGCGGCCTTGGCCTAGTAGTAAGCATGTTCATCGTGCAGGCGACGCAGAGTGTCTCTCATCAGCGTTCCATCTACGTAGCCTTCCGCTGCGCGTTGCAGTACCGCGCCGCGGTGAACTCGCTCATCTTTGAGAAGTGCATGATCATCTCCAGCAAGTCACTCTCGCAGCCGGAGATGAACCCCGGGCGCATTATTAACATGATGAGCACCGATGTGGAGGGGATTTATTTTTTTATGCTTTTTTGCATGTCTTTGTGGAGCAGCCCGATGATGCTGCTCCTCGTCATTGCGCAGCTCTCGCGGTTGGTTGGCTGGTGTGCCATCATCGCagtcttctctttcctcgccACCATTCCCCTTAATACCTTTTTCATGGGCATTCAGATGCGCGCACGCCAGGAAATCACGAAGGCTTCCGACGCGCGTGTCAAGGCAACAAACGAATTCTTCTCGGGCATACGGATCGCGAAGTTCATGGCGTGGGAGCCGTGCTTCGTCGCGAACATCGAGGCGAAGCGTGCGGTAGAACTGATGTTTCTCAAGAAGCTTCAGAATGCACGTGTGGCGACAGCGTTTGTGAACAACGCTGCCCCGATCTGTATGATTGCCCTCGTCTTCACAGTGTACTACCTGCTTGGACACGAGATGAAACCCGCGGTTGTGTTTCCGGCCATTGCGCTTCTCGGCGTCCTCCGCCAACTGTTCAAGGAGATTCCATGGGTGTTCTCAATGGTTATTCAATTTATAATTTCTATTGGTCGCATTGGAAAGTTTCTGGAGTGCGACAACGCCGTCTGCTCCACTGTGCAGGACATGGAAGAGTACATCCGAGAGCAGCGCGGACACAGCACTGCGTGCCAGCTTGCCGCTGTACTGGAGAACGCAGACGTGACTGCGTTTGTGCCCGTGAAACTGCCGTTGGCGCCGAAGGTGAAGATGTCGCTCTTTTCTCGGGCCCTGCGAATGCTGTGCTGCGAGCAGTGCAGGCCTACCAAGAAGCGCCCGTCTCCATCGGCTGTTGTCGAGGACATGAGCTACTCCTCTCCGTCGAGTACGCTTCGTCACATCATAGAGgacggcaccagcgccatGGGCGGGGCAAAGTCGGCGTCTACCCGAAGCGCAAAGACGCCTCCGATGGGGACAAATGACTTCTTTGAGCTGGAGCcgaaggtgctgctgcgcgacgtgTCTGTGAGTATCCCGCACGGGAAGCTGACGGTTGTGCTTGGCGCGACGGGGAGCGGGaagtcgacgctgctgcagacgctgctgtcgcagtTCGAGATCAGCAAGGGCCGCGTGTGGGCGGAGCGGAGCATCGCGTatgtgccgcagcaggcgtGGATCATGAACGCGACGGTGCGCGGCAACATCCTGTTCTTCGATGAGGAAGACACCGCGCGGCTTGCAGATGCCGTGCGCGTGAGTCAGCTGGAGGCGGACGTTGCGCTGCTTGGCGGGGGGCTGGAGACGGAGATCGGCGAGAAGGGCGTGAACCTGAGCGGCGGGCAGAAGGCGCGTGTAAGCCTTGCGCGCGCGGTATACGCCAACCGCGACGTGTACCTGCTGGACGACCCACTGTCTGCGCTGGACGCGCACGTCGGCGAGCGCGTTATGGAGGAGTGCTTCCTTGGCGCGCTTGCGGGGAAGACGCGCGTGCTCGCCACGCACCAGGTGCACGTCGTGGCGAGGGCGGACTGCGTTGTGGCGCTTGCTGGCGGGCGTGTGGAGTTCAGCGGAAGCAGCGAGGACTTCATGCAGACCTCCATCTACGCTGACATGACTACTGGTGGAATGGACAACAAGGAGGGTAAGAATGCGATCAAGCCCGAGTCTGTGCTCGaaatggaggaggaagaggagggaggcacgATGCTCGGCAAAAGAGTCAGCAAGCCGAAGGAAAAAGCGGAGGGGGGTGGTGCGGTATCGGGAGACACCACTGCCAGCCCTTTTATCAtcgcggaggagaaggcatCTGGTGGTGTTCCGTGGTCTACCTACATGGCCtacttccgctgctgcggcggcgtgcaTGTCGGAGCCATCGTCATTGCTGTCTTCGCTGTCACGGAGTTGATCACCGTTTCTAGCAATGTGTGGCTGTCGAGGTGGGCCACGAAGGAggcgggcagcagcgactctcGCTATCTCACTGTGTACCTCCTCATTGTGCTCGCGAGCGCTGCGGGGTATCCATTCcgcttttccctttcgtacagtgcgatgcgccgcggctgcagctcgaTGCATCGCGCCATTCTACGCTCCGTCACGGGAGGCACGATGGAGTTTTTTGATCGCACACCACTGGGGCGGTTGCTGAACCGTTTCTCCCGTGACATTGACACCCTTGACAATGGACTGCAGATGTCCACCATCTCCCTGCTGGATTGTCTCTGCTCCATCTCCGCGTCGATTCTGGTCACCGCCTACTCGcagccgctggtgctgctcgcgctTGTGCCGTGCGGGTACCTCTACTACCGCATCATGGGGTTCTACAACTCTGCCAACCGTGAAATTCGCCGTCAGGCAAGTCTCCTCAAGACACCTGTTTTCACTTTGCTAACGGAACTCACGAATGGCCACGCCACTATCACGGCATATGGAAAGGCGAGGATAGTAATGGCTGAAGCGCTCAAGCGACTCGATGTCGTCCACTCTTGCGGAAACTTAGAAAACACCACGAACAGGTGGCTGGCCGTCCGCATCGAGTTCCTCAGCAACGTCGTCGTTACATCAATCGCATTTGCCAGTGTGGTCACGACATGCGCGCACTTAACGCGAGTTGAAGTCGGTctcatctccctctcgctcaccATGGCGATGCAGACCACCGGCGAGTTGAACTGGCTTGTGCGAATGGTGGCGGCCATGGAGGCGGACATGAACAGCGTGGAGCGCATGCTGTACTACATTCACGAAGTGCCGCAGGAGGACATGCCAGAGCTGGACGTGGAGGTGGACACGCTGAAGAAGCGGACGGGAATGGCCGCGGACGTGACGGGGACTGTTGTTATCGAGCCTGCGAGCCCGACGAGCACCGCGCCACACCCTGTGCAGGCCGGGTCGCTGGTGTTCGAGGATGTGCGGATGCGGTACCGCGAGGGGCtgccgctcgtgctgcgcggcgtgAGCTTCCAGATCGCGCCGCGCGAGAAGGTCGGCGTTGTTGGGCGGACGGGGAGCGGGaagtcgacgctgctgctgacgttcATGCGGATGGTGGAGGTGTGCGGCGGGGCGATCCGCGTGAACGGGCGCGACATCGGCGCGTACgggctgcgcgagctgcggcggcagttCTCGATGATCCCGCAGGACCCCGTGCTGTTCGACGGGTCTGTGCGGCTGAACGTGGACCCGTTCCTGGAGGCGTCGCCTGCGGAGGTGTGGGCCGCGCTGGAGCTTGTGGGGCTTCGCGAgcgcgttgcgtcggagagCGAGGGGATCGACAGCCGCGTGCTGGAGGGCGGGTCGAACTACAGCgtggggcagcggcagctgatgtgcatggcgcgcgcgctgctgaagagggggagcggcTTCATTCTGATGGACGAGGCGACGGCGAACATCGACCCGGCGCTTGACCGGCAGATCCAGGCAACTGTGATGAGCGCGTTCTCGGCGTACACTGTGATCACGATCGCGCACCGGCTGCACACTGTCGCGCAGTACGACAAGATCATCGTGATGGACCACGGTGTTGTTGCGGAGATGGGCAGCCCACGCGAGCTGGTGATGAACTCTCAGTCTCTCTTCCACAACATGGTGGTTGCAGGAGGGCCGTCTGTGCTGCGCCATTTCTTGTCCCTCGTGTCGCGTCGCGGCAACGAAGTAATGCTGTGCTCAGAGCGCGGTTAG
- a CDS encoding putative spliceosomal U5 snRNP-specific protein — translation MTNIITLHSAWDVDRHIVLDSADKLVLIRFSSYTSAETEAEEYSRSTQRGPTTSASTAVEGSLASSSSALSTRKHKRCDAGGVDGRVVTSVTAAALLSTNANEHYLRTRQMDALLSELAPKVCKYCTMYFVDTREVTAFNDLYELGHDRDPFAVMLFYRNRHIRVDVGTGNNNKINFFAFEDLYDFLPIVDAAYKAGRQGRSIISCDRKFSTVALRR, via the coding sequence ATGACCAACATTATCACCCTGCACAGCGCATGGGACGTTGACCGTCACATTGTGCTGGACTCCGCAGACAAGCTGGTGCTGATTCGATTTAGCAGCTACACCTCCGCCGAAACGGAAGCGGAGGAGTACAGTCGATCGACGCAGCGTGGCCCCACCACCTCGGCCTCCACGGCGGTTGAGGGGTCATTAGCTTCGTCCTCGTCGGCGCTCTCCACTCGTAAGCACAAGCGCTGCGATGCGGGCGGGGTTGATGGGCGCGTGGTGACGTCGGTCACGGCCGCGGCGCTTTTGTCCACCAACGCTAACGAACATTACCTGCGCACCCGTCAGATGGACGCCTTGCTCAGCGAACTTGCACCCAAGGTATGTAAGTACTGCACCATGTACTTCGTGGACACCCGTGAGGTGACGGCATTCAACGACCTCTACGAGCTGGGCCATGACCGTGACCCGTTCGCTGTTATGCTCTTCTACCGGAATCGACACATCCGCGTCGACGTCGGGACGGGCAACAATAACAAGATTAACTTCTTTGCGTTTGAAGACTTGTACGACTTTTTGCCCATCGTAGACGCGGCCTACAAGGCAGGTCGGCAGGGACGGAGCATCATCAGCTGTGATCGAAAGTTCTCTACGGTGGCGCTACGCCGATAA